CAATGAGACCAGGCTCAAATCCCTTttcatgtataaagctaaataaatcaGTTGAGTTTGAAGGCTGTTACTGGACCATCCATTAAAATGTCatgttataatatatatatgtaccTACAGCCAGGTCAGCCCAGGTGATACTGTGCACTATAACCAGATAAAGCTTTCTTGCCTTGTGATAGCATTAAATACAGATTTATAGCAGGCTGGGTACAAACAATGAAAGTTCAACACCTTCCCAAGACAAATTGGTAGCCTAGAATTTCTTGAATTTTGACTTTATTTGTTGATTTTTGGTAAAACAATCTTCTTTGAATGACTATGTTTTGATAAATATTGCAAAAGGACATAGTGGCAGGGTGACATTTGGAAGCTTGACATTTTACTCTAGGTAACTGGCCATCAATCTTTGCCTAGGCATGATTGGAGCAAAAATAACCCCCTATTTGAgtgtaatatatttaaaaacaaagttatGATGCTGCTGGAATTTTTGTAATGAACAAAATGGAAGGCATCCTATCTGGCAAATTTAGACTCAGTGGCTTTCATCCAACCGGCACTTCtgctagaaaaaaaaatgctaaacTCCGGGTCAAGTCACTTGCATGGACAATAAACACGTGACACAGCTGTTTCAGAAAGGAAGAGAACATGGCAAGATACTGATTAAAAACGGGCATATTCCAACCCAGAGTAATTGTCTCGTAAAGTCATCaagactttaattttttttaaaattcagatttcAAAAGTGAAGCAAAAGTGAAACAATCATAGGATGCCATTGACCAGGGGAAATGTTCGAGGGGCTGGTGAGCAGAATGTTCTTTGAGGGGAACGTGGATCAGTGGTataacatctgcttggcatgcagaaggttccagggaAAATCCCAGAATCACTAGGGGAAGGAGCTGACAATAGGtcatgtaaaacaggggtagtcaacctgtggtcctccagatgttcatgggctacaattcccatgagcccctgccagcaaacactggcaggggctcatgggaattgcagtccatgaacatttggaggaccacaggttgattacccctgatgtaAAAGACCGCTGTCTGGGACATGGAAGAGTTGCTGCAAGTACGAGCAGAGAGTATTGACTGATTGGCTATggatctgattcaatataagacaGCTTTATGTTATCAAGACCTTTTCAAGGTCAAAATGGAGACAGGATTGCCTGAAACTATGCCCTCCCACCTAGCCACACTTTGATCTGCAGCTGCCACCATTCATGTAGTTCTGGTGGCAGTAACTATTGTATTCACCCCTGCAACAGGGAGTTATTTTGCTAAAGTGTGCTAtagggcttttgtgtgtgtgtgtgtgtgtgtgtgccatcaaGCCACATCTGActtatgatggccctggaatgttttcaaggcaagaaaaaatccaagatggtTTGCCATCACTTACCCCTGCATAGTTGACCCTGTAGGGAGCACAAATAATACCAGAAAGTAAAGAAGAGACAATGTAGGGACATTGACAGTCACTCAAACAATACCAATAGCAACAAAGTCGTTCccaataaaactattgtattacTCACTGATATCACACTGCCCATGCACAGAAGGCATCAATTGAAGCACAGCCAACATACCTGCTGCCCTTCAAAAGGTGTGATCCTTCCACAACATTACCATTTGTCTACACCAAAAGGCATGCACCAAAGGCTTTGGGTAGCCACAGTCCCTTGCTTTCCTACCAATGGGCATTTTCATATCCAATCAACCCACATAGTAACAATTTGCCCTTTCACCGTGCAAATGGGTCAGAGCCAGAGAGTGAAGGAAGAAACGGCATTTATTTCAGTACCTTGTTTGACTCAAAACTGCTTATGTTCCTGGGAACATCCCAGTTAGATCCTCAAAAGTGCATTTCTTGCACAGCGGATCGGTCTTTGACTGCCAATTATAATTATGCTTTCATTGCTGTTTTTCCTCCAGGTAAACCCATTGATAAACCAAACGGTCATCACAGAATTCATCCTCCTGGGATTCGGGGATCATCCTGAACTGCAGATACTTTTCTTCCTGCTGTTTCTAATAATCTACATCATGACTGTCCTGGGGAATTTTCTTATTGTTGTGCTGGTTGTGACTGACAGGCATCTTCACattcccatgtacttcttcctgggAAACTTATCCTGTTTGGAGATTTGTTACACTTCAACTATCCTGCCCAGAATGCTCGTGAGTTTCCTGACAGGGAACAGAGCCATTTCCTTACCGGGTTGTTTTATACAATTGTATTTGTTTGGCTTTCTGGTGACTACAGAAACGTGTCTCTTATCTGTCATGTCTTATGATCGGTATTTAGCTATCTGCAAGCCATTCCAATACCAATTCCGCATGAATAACAAGGTATGTATCACTTTAGCAGCTGGCTCTTGGATAAGTGGTTGTTTTTCAGTCTCGGTAGTAGTTGTGTGGCTGTCACAGTTAACGTACTGTGGTGTCAATGGAATTGATCATTTCTTCTGCGATTTTGTGCCTCTGAGCAGACTGGCTTGCAGCGACATATCTCTGGTGATGGAGGTCGCCTTTATGTTGTGTTCTGTATTCACTTTGCCCCCATTTCTATTGACTATAACTTCCTACTTTTGCATCATAGCGGTCATTCTGAGAATCCCTTCAACCACTGGGAGACAAAAGACATTTTCTACCTGCTCCTCCCACCTTCTTGTAGTTAGTATTTTCTATGGCACCTTAATGATTGTGTATCTCTTTCCAGAAGGTCCCTTACTGAAGGGTTCATCCAAAGTGTTCTCCTTTTTCTATACTGTCATGACGCCAATGATCAATCCCCTAATATACAGTTTGAGGAATAAGGAGGTGAAGGAAGCCATGAAGAAGTGGACTCAGAAATTCTGGTCACCTCTAGGATTTTAGAAAATTTTTTATAGTGGCTCCAGATGTTTCATAAACTGACACATCTCTGTGTATTTTTGTTTCATGGAATGGAGACATTAAGTAGAAATAAAATGATACTTATTGTAatactatttaagaaaataacacTTCTCTTCATTTGTTGTTCTTTTTATCTTACCTCCCTGCCAAACCACTATGCCTAATCTACCTCCTATATTTTGGTTGTCCATACAAGGCACAGTGTCCCAGTAGGTGTCAGATACTCTCCGCCTGTTATAGTTTAGCAAATCTTAGAtgcaaaatgagatggaaagCTCAAAATGTTACATATTTTTATGCCGTCAGATTTGGCTTCATGGCTGAAATGTTTAGCCCTGAACCAGATAATCTTGACATCTGCTTCTGCAGGATATGACaattcatatcatagaatcatagagttggaaggggccatacagaccatcttgtccaaccccctgctcaattcaggatcagcccaaatattACATCTAGAAGATGTACAATTAATCCATGAATGCAGAAGAAGCTACAAAAACTTTCAGAAAAGCTTAGGTTAGTAAGCCTAGGTTAGTTTTTCCTTCCCTTGCTACTTCTCTGACCCAGAGGAAATGATattttgcagagcctgcaaaacggagctcttccgccaggagtttggttgaggctggggaaagGGTGCCTGGAATGACAGACTAGTATAGACTATGGTATGGGAGATCTCACCACATAAGAACTTTGATAGGCAACGGGGGCTGGAGCAGCGGAGCTCTggggtttctttttgttttgttctgacaTCGTGATGCTGTTGAATATTAGATTATTTTAATTGTGGTTggagatgttttattgttgatatattggattgtgtttttattgttttactgtgagcCGCCTCAGGCTTGCAGTTGCCGGGagaggcggtatacaaatataaaaataaataaataaacaaataaagaaaatatcACTTTTGCCAAGTAGATAGACATGTCCATAATAAATTTCCCTCAGTCCAACCATGCTCTGTCCAACCCATGAAGTATGATCCCCTTCTTTGTGATGCTAGATATTATTAAAATGAATCAAAGCTGAATAAGACAATTTCTTTAAACCCTTGCTCAGTCTAAAAATGACATATCCTAGTTTACGTCTATGGAACTGTCCAACATTTGTCTTGAGTTTTGACCCATAACTACCAACAGTAATAGAAATATAATAAgcaagaagggaaagaaagaggacaTGGTCAGTGGGGACTAGATTGAGCTGGGATTGGTGgtataattctttaaaaatatgaGAAAATAAGTGATGGGCAtcaactggctcatgaactaaatttcatgatgaattttggtggGATCATGGTAGGGCAACCAGCATCAACTTTCTCTGAACTTCCAAGtgattcatggaagttcatgattCAATACAATTCCAGACAGTCTCCACTCAAAACATGTTTATCTaatttcagtttggtgtagtggttaggaatgtgaacttctaatctggcatgccaggtttgattctgcgctcttccacatgcaaccagctgggtgaccttgggctcaccacagctctgataaaactgttctgattgggcagtgatatcagcgctctttcagcctcacccaccccacagggtgtctgttgtggggagaggaatgggaaggcgactataagtcgctttgagcctccttcggtagggaaagcggcatataagaaccaactcttcttcttcttcttcttcttcttcttcttcttcttcttcttcttcttcttcttcttcttcttcttcttcttcttcttcttcttcttcttcttcttcttcttcttcaaaataacaAGTTCCAAAAGCAACATCAAAACAAAGCCTGTATTTTTGCAAGTTCACCTATTTTCCtcaaaagcactttcctaggggcttctcctttggtGGGTCATAATTAGGACCCCCAAGTTTAATATGTGTATAACTTGGAGGACATGAATAGGAGCATCAGGAGGAGATCCCCTACAAGTTTGGTGTCTATAGTTTGGATAAGGTTCTATATACTTAGGAACCTGCAAGTATCATTTCCCCAGAAACCACTTCCCTGGGACCACCTTCTTTGAGtggctgtaacttggaccccataaattCAATCCACGCCAAACTTGAAGGACAGGTAAGGGAGAGTCAGCCAGAAAACTCTGGTGAGGTTGGTGATTTTAGCACCCCAAGGGGCCATTCTACCATATCACTAACCTCAGAATCTGAGCCAGTTCATTTAGCACCTAAAAGTTGgtgatggttcatggttcatgaaccagGCATACCACAACCCATGGACCGAACCACATTTCCTTGGTTTGTGCCCGTCCATAGCAGAAATGAAGCGAGGGCAATTTGGTGCATTTAAGTTAATCCCTGCCTGTAaaatgtggggaaaagaaaagctTCACAAATATTTTCacaatttttaattaaatatttttttctgtttaataaaACGTATCTG
The Paroedura picta isolate Pp20150507F chromosome 16, Ppicta_v3.0, whole genome shotgun sequence genome window above contains:
- the LOC143825445 gene encoding olfactory receptor 10A7-like → MDNKHVTQLFQKGREHGKILIKNGHIPTQSNCLVNPLINQTVITEFILLGFGDHPELQILFFLLFLIIYIMTVLGNFLIVVLVVTDRHLHIPMYFFLGNLSCLEICYTSTILPRMLVSFLTGNRAISLPGCFIQLYLFGFLVTTETCLLSVMSYDRYLAICKPFQYQFRMNNKVCITLAAGSWISGCFSVSVVVVWLSQLTYCGVNGIDHFFCDFVPLSRLACSDISLVMEVAFMLCSVFTLPPFLLTITSYFCIIAVILRIPSTTGRQKTFSTCSSHLLVVSIFYGTLMIVYLFPEGPLLKGSSKVFSFFYTVMTPMINPLIYSLRNKEVKEAMKKWTQKFWSPLGF